Part of the Lysobacter enzymogenes genome is shown below.
CAACGAGTTCTCCGATTGGTACGTGTGGGCCGACGCGCGCGAAGACGGCACCGCGCCGAACAACTGGATGTCGCTGTTCGGCGGCGTCGCCTGGCGCTGGGAACCGCGCCGGCAGCAGTACTACCTGCACAACTTCCTCTCGGCCCAGCCCGACCTCAATTTCCATCACCCGGCGGTGCGCGCGGCGGTGCTCGACAACGTGCGCTTCTGGCTCGAGCGCGGCGTCGACGGCCTGCGCCTGGACGCGATCAACTTCTGCTTCCACGACGCGCAGCTGCGCGACAACCCGCCCAAGCCGGCGGCGCAGCGGGTCGGCCGCGGCTTCAGCCCGGACAATCCGTACGCGTTCCAGTACCACCACTACAACAACACCCAGCCCGAGAACCTGGCGTTCCTCGGCGAGCTGCGCGCGCTGCTGGACCGTTACCCGGGCGCGGTGGCGCTGGGCGAGATTTCGTCGGAAGACTCGCTGGCGACGATGGACGAATACACCCGCGCCGGCCGCCTGCACATGGGCTACAGCTTCGAGCTGCTGACCGACGACTACAACGTCGAACACATCCGCGGCACCGTGCAGCGCGTCGAAGCGAGCATGCGCGAAGGCTGGCCGTGCTGGGCGATTTCGAACCATGACGTGCAGCGCGTGGTCACGCGCTGGGGCCGCGGCGAAGCGCCGAAGCATTTCGCGACCCTGGTCAGCGCGCTGGCGTGTTCGCTGCGCGGCTCGGTGTGCGTGTACCAAGGCGAGGAGCTCGGCCTGCCCGAGGCCGACGTGCCGTTCGAAGCGCTGCAGGACCCGTACGGCAAGACCTTCTGGCCGAACTTCAAGGGCCGCGACGGCTGCCGCACGCCGTTGCCGTGGGACGGCAGCGACGGCGCCGGTTTCAGCCGCGGCCGGCCGTGGCTGCCGATCCCGGCCGAACACCGCGCGCTCAACATCGCCGCGCAGCAGGACGATCCGGCCTCGCCGCTCAACGGCTTCCGCGCGTTCCTGGGCTGGCGCAAGCGCCATCGCGCCCTGCTCGACGGCGCGATCGCGTTCGTGCCCAGCGCCGAGCCGGTCATCGCGTTCGTGCGCGGCGACGGCGACGACGCGCTGCTGATGGCGTTCAACCTCGGCCCCGCCGAGGCGACGCTGGACCTCGGCGAACGCGCCGGCTGGGCCCCCGACCGCGGCCACGGCCTGCCCTCGGGCCGGGTCGAGGGCAGTCGCCTGATCCTGCCGGGACACGGCGCCTACGCGGCGCGGCCGACCGCTTAGTCCCCGCCCGGCGGCGTTTCCCCTGCGGCATACTTCGCGCTCAGGGGGAACCACCGCATGCAGATCGTCTATCAGGCCGCGCACTCGGCCGACGCGCAATTGGTGCGCGGCTTGCTGGCGCAGGAAGGCATCCGTTCGTTCGTGTTCGGCGGCGCGCTGGAAGGCGGCGCCGGGCTGCTGCCGGTCGGCGGCTCGGTGCGCATCGAAGTCGCCGACGAAGACCTCGAACGTGCGCGCGCGATCATCGATGAGTGGCAGGCCGCGGACGTGCCGGCGTCGGACGACGACGAAGACGCCGACCGCGACTACGGCGACGAGGCCACGCCCGAGCATGTCGAGGACGCCAACCTCTACCGTCCCTTGAACGCGCGCAAGCCGGCCAGCGGCGGCTTCGGCATGGCCGGCATCGTGTTCGCATTGGTGATCGGCGCGCTCGGCGGCGCGCTCGCGACCGGCGCCGCGCTGCGGCCTTCGGCCAGCGCGCAGGACGTCGACTACAACGGCGACGGCATCGCCGACGAGCGCCTGAACTACGAAGGCGAGCGCCTGGTCCGGGTCGACACCGACCGCAACACCGACGGCAGCTTCGACCTGATCACCCGCTACGACGGCAGCGGCCTGGCGTCGTCGATCGAGGAAGACCAGGATTTCAACGGCGTGCGCGAAACCAGCACCGCCCTGGACAAGGGCCTGATGACCGCGCGCAGCGTCGACTACGACGGCGACGGCGTGCCCGAGCGGCAGGAGAACTACCTGCGCGGCGTGCTGCACAACGTAGAGTGGCTGGACGCGCAGGGCCGCGTGGTCAAGCGCGACACCTATACCGGCGGGCGCTTGAGCGGCGGCGAGATCGACAGCGACCGCGACGGGGTGCTGGACGCTTCGCGGGTGTACGACGAACGCGGCGAAGTGCGCAGCAGCGAGCCCATGCGTCGCGACTGACGGCGGCTCCCTGTAGGAGCGGCGCGAGCCGCGACCGCGACAACGCAATCATTGCGGAAGTTTCGGCGTAGCTGCGTTGTCGCGGTCGCGGCTCGCGCCGCTCCTACATACAGACAGCTCAGCCGAGTTCCAGCCACCCGCCGACCACCTTGCGCGCCTCGTCGACGCCCTGCTTGGACTCGCCGGAGAAGGTCTGCACGCTGACGGTGTCGCCGTAGCTGGACTGCAAATCCTTGCGCACCGCCAGCAAGGCCTGCTGCTGCTGGCCGCGGCCGAACTTGTCGGCCTTGGTCAGCAGCGCGTGCGCCGGCAGGCCGCGGTTGACCGCGTAGGCGATCATCTGGCGGTCGTAATCCTTGAGCGGGTGGCGGATGTCCATCACCACCACCAGCCCGCGCAGCGCCTGGCGGGTCTGGAAGTAGCGGTCGAGGAAGGCCTGCCAGTGCGCCTGCAGGTCCTGCGGGACCTTGGCGTAGCCGTAGCCGGGCAGGTCGACCAGGAAACGGTCCGGCTCCGGCGCCGGCTCGGGGCCGCGGTGCGGCGCGCTGACGTCGAAAAACACCAGCTGCTGGGTGCGGCCGGGGGTCTTGGACACGCGCGCCAGCGCGTTCTGCTGGCACAGCGCGTTGAGCGCGCTGGACTTGCCGGCGTTGGACCGGCCGGCGAAGGCGACTTCGAAGCCGCCATCGGGCGGCAATTGCTTGACGTTGTGCGCCGACAACAGGTAACGGGCGCGGGCGAGGGGGTTGCTCATGCCCATAGGATCGCATGGCCCCGCCCCAAACCCGTGCACGCGGCGTGCGCGGCGGCGCCGGCGGGCGCGTTCCGCGACCGCGTCCGCCTGAATCCGCGTTGACCGCGTCCGGGCCGGCGACGATAATTCCGAGGTTCCGGCGCCCTGCGCGGCCGGCCAAAGCCAGACCGAGTACCCACCCGTCCTCGCCTTCCAGCAAGCCCGCCTTAAAGCACGCAGTTCGGAGCCCAGCTACATGAGCCAAGCCCGCGTCCTGAGCCTCGTCGGTCTCGCCGTCTTCGCGGTCGCCGCCGTCGCGTACGCCCAGACCACGGTCACGCCGATCCCGGATAAAGAGCCGGTCAAAACCGCGCCGTTGACCGCCGGGCCGCAAAGCAAGTGGGGCGACGTCAAGGCCGGCGCCACCAAGGCCGGCACCTGCGCGGCCTGCCACGGCCTCGACGGCAATCCGACCGATCCGCAGTACCCGCGCCTGGCCGGCCAGAGCGAGCGCTACATCGCCCACCAGATCGCCCTGTTCAAGAGCGGCGAGCGCAACACCGGCATGGCCGCGGCGATGAAGCCCTTCGCCGACGCGCTGAGCGAGCAGGACGCGCGCGACCTGGGCGCCTACTTCGCGACCCAGAAGTCCGGCGCCGGCGTGGCCGACGACACCGTCGTCGCCAGCGGCCCGAACAAGGACAAGAAGTTCTACCAGGTCGGCGAAGAACTGTTCCGCCGCGGCGACAAGGCGCGCGGCATCCCCGCATGCATGGCCTGCCACGGCCCCGGCGGCGCCGGCAATCCCGGCCCGGCCTATCCGCACCTGGCCGGCCAGCAGGCCGCCTACTCGCAGCGCCGGCTCGAGGAATACCGCGCCGGCACCACGACCCAGCGCGATCCGCACCTGTTCAACGTGATGGCCGGCGTGGCCAAGCAGCTGACCGACGAAGAGATCGGTTCGCTGGCCAGCTACCTGCAAGGCCTGCACGAACGCGCCGACGACGTCGCCGCGGCTGGCGCCCCGGCGCCGAAGCCGGCGGCTGCGCCCGCCGCAGCGCCCGCTCCGGCGGCGGCTCCGGCCGACGCGGCCAAGCCGGCCGCTGCGCCGGCGGCGCCCGCCAAGGGCTGAGCATCGCGCCCCGCTTGCGAAAACGCCGGCCTCGCGCCGGCGTTTTTGTTTGTGTCGGCAGAGCCGTGGCGTAGAGGCGCGTTCCCCCTGTAGGAGCGACGCGAGTCGCGACCAACCGCAGCGACTGACGCAAGCGTAGCCGCCCGAAGCCGCGGAACTTCGGCAGTTGTTGCTTCAGGAGCCAGCGCTCGGGCGGACGGGCTTCGGAGGGGGCGCTTGCGTGAGTCGCTGCGGTTGGTCGCGACTCGCGTCGCTCCTACAAAAAGCGCCCGCCCGCGTAAAAGTGACGCACTTCACACCACACCGCCGCGGGAACTCCGCCAGCGCCCGCCGGTCCCATTGCGCACTCCTGGTTGCCGGCGCCGGCCGCTATCCTTGGCCGCGACGCTGCCGCGTCCGCCGCACCGGCGCGACGCGCAGCCGGACCCCATTCCGACGAGACCCTTTCCGATGAACCGACGCCTCGCCACCTTGCTGCTGCTCGCCGTGCTTCCCGTCGCCGCCACCGCCGCGCCCAAGGCCGCCGCCTCGGCCGGCCCCGCGCCCGAACCCGGCGTCGACTACGTCGAGATCCCCGGCGGCAAGCCGTTCGCCACGCCGGCCGGCAAGGTCGAGGTGGTCGAGGTGTTCGGCTACACCTGCCCGCACTGCGCCCACTTCGAGCCGCTGGTGTCGAAGTGGAAGGCCAAGCTGCCGGCCGACGTCAACTTCGTCCCGCTGGCCGCGCCGTGGGGCGGCTACTGGACGCCGTACGCGCAGGCCTTCTACACCGCGCAGACGCTGAAGCTGCTGCCGGCCACCCACGAGGCGGTGTTCAAGGCCCTGCACGAAGACAAGAGCCTGCCGATCCAGAATGCGACCGCGCAGGAGATCGCCGGCTTCTACGCCAAGTACGGCGCCGACGCGAGCACCTTCGCCGCGACCATGACCGGCAAGAACACCGAGCAGGCGATGAAGCGCGCCAACGACTTCATCATGGCCTCCGGCGTCGAGGGCACCCCGACCGTGGTGGTCGCCGGCAAGTACCGCATCACCACCCAGAAGGGCTTCGACGACATCCTGCGCGTGGCCGATCACCTGATCGCGCGCGAGCGGGCGAAGGCCAAGCGCTGAGCGCTTGGCCGGGATTGGGGATTCGGGATTCGGGATTGGCAGAGCGGGGCAACGTCGGCTTCTGGCTTTTAATCCCGAATCCCGAATCCCCAATCCCGGCCCCACCCTACACTCCCCGTTAAGTCGCCCGCCCGCTATGCTGACGGGCCATCGCGGCCGGCCTCGCCGCCGCACTCGACATTCCCTGCTTTTTCTGCGGAGTTTCCGATGAATTCGCGTATCGCCACCCTGTCCCGCTATCCGCTGGTGCTCAGCGCGCTGTTCGCGCTGGCCGCGTGCGGCAAGACCGAAGCGCCGAGCGCGCCCGCCGCCGACAGCGCTCCGGCGGCCGCCGGCGACGCCGCCGCGCCGGCCGCGACGGCGCCGGCCCAGGGCGAAACCCCGGCGCCGGCCGAGACCGCGACCGCCGATCCGGCGATCGTGCCGGCCGCGACCGCCACCCCGCCGGCCGGCGCGCCGCCGGTCGCGGGCACCGACTACAACGAAATCCCGGGCGGCCAGCCGTTCGAGCCGGTCGCCGGCAAGATCGAAGTCGCCGAAATCTTCAGCTACACCTGCCCGCACTGCGCCCAGTTCGAGCCGATCCTGCTGGAGTGGCGCAAGAAGCAGACCGCCGACGTCAAGTTCACCCCGATCGCCGGTCCGTTCGGCGGCAACCCGATCCCGTTCGAGAAGGCCTTCTACGCCGCCCAGACCCTGGGCCTGGTCGAGAAGAGCCATGAAGCGATGTTCCGCGCCGTGCACATCGACCAGTCGATCGACTACCGCAGCGTCAACGACGAGAAGTTCGGCGAGTTCTACGCCAAGTACGGGGTCAAGCCGGCGGACTTCATCGGCACGATGAACAGCTTCGCGATCACCGCCAAGGGCAAGCGCGCCGAACAGTTCATGCAGCGCTCCGGCGTCAGCGCCAGCCCGAGCATCGTGGTCAACGGCAAGTACCTGGTCACCACGGTCAAGGGCTTCGAGGACATGCTGCGCGTCACCGACCACCTGATCGCCCGCGAGCGCGCCGCGCAGGGCGCCGCCGCTCCGGCCGCGGCGGCGACGCCGGCGCCGGCCGCGGCCGAACCGGCCAAGAAGAACTGATCGCGGCCCTCGCGCTCATTTCGGACCGGGCATGACGACTCGCCGGCTGCGCCTGCTCAGCGCCAACATCCAGGCCGGTTCCAGCACGCGCCGCTACAGCGATTACGCGACGCGCAGCTGGTCGCACGTGCTGCCCGCCGGCAACAAGCGCGGCAGCCTCGACACCATCGCCCAGCTGGCCGGCGAGCACGACATCGTCGGCCTCAACGAGAGCGATCCGGGCAGCCTGCGTTCGGGCTTCACCAACCAGACCCACTACCTCGCCGAGCGCGCCGGCTTCGATTACTGGAGCCACCAGCCGAACCGGCGCGTCGGCAACGTCGCCTCCAGCGCCAACGGCCTGCTCAGCCGGCTGGAGCCGCGCGAAGTGGTCGACCATCCGCTGCCGGGCCGCATCTCCGGCCGCGGCGTGCTGATCGCGCATTACGGCAGCGGCGACGACGGCCTCACCGTCGCCGTCGCGCACCTGTCGCTGGGCGCCGGCTCGCGCGCCTCGCAGCTGGCCTTCATCGCCGAACTGCTGCACGACCATCCGCACGCGGTGCTGATGGGCGACTTCAACTGTTCCGCCGACAGCCCCGAGATGCAGGCGCTGTTCCGCGACACCCGCCTGCAACGCCCGGCCGACACCCTGCCGACCTTTCCGAGCTGGCGGCCGCAACGCGCGATCGACCACATCCTGCTCGGCGACGGCCTGGGCTACATCGGCGCCAAGGCGCTGCCGGCGGCGCAGTCGGATCATCTGGCGCTGTCGTTGGAACTGGACGTGCCGGATCTGGCGTTGCGCTGAGTCGCGCGCCGCGAACGACCGCAGACATCGATCCAGTCGGCGAGCAGAGTTCGTCGTCGTTGCGTTTTCGCGGTCGCAGCTTGCGCAGCTCCTACAGGGGCTTCGGCAAGTTCCGTATCCGACTGTAGGAGCTGCGCAAGCTGCGACCGCGCCGGTTCGACTGCGACGAAAGCCGCATCGCAACCGCATGCGTCAAGCGCGGAAAACCCAACAACGAAAACGGCCGGCGCCTCGCAGCGCCGGCCGTCGTCTTTCGCTGCTTCGGTTACGCAGGAATCAGAACCGCAGATCCGCGCGCACGTAGAAGAAGCGGCCGTCCGGGATGTCGTAGGTGGACGGGTCGTAGCCGTTGAGCGAGCACGACAGGCACACCGGCGGATCCTTGTCGAACAGGTTGTTGACGCCGCCGGTCAGCTGCAGGCCCTTGAGCACTTCGAAGCGGTAGCCCAGCTGCAGGTCGTGGTAGGTGACCGCCGAGAGCTTGTTGGCGCCGGTCACGTGGTCGTCGCAATACGGCGAATCCAGCGCCGAGGCCTGGCAGGTCTCGGTGAGCTCGGAAATGTGCCGCACCGTCCAGGAACCGGTCCAGGCGTTGCGCTTCCACGACAGGGTCGCGTTCGAGGTCCACTCCGGAATCGCGCTGTCGTTGACTTCCACGCCCGGCTTGCGCGGCTGCACCTGGCCGGCGGCGCCGAGCGCCTCGTACTGGGTCACCCAGGTGTTCTGCCAGGTCAGCTTGAACTGGCCGATCGAGGATTCCGGGAAGGTCCAGAAGAAGTCCACGTCCCAGCCGGAGGTCTTGATCGAACCCAGGTTGGTCAGCTTGTTCTCGAAGCTGGAAATGCCGCCGACGCTGGAGCGGGTGATGCCGCCGCAGTACAGCGGGTCGAGCGTCTGCACGCACAGGTTGAGCTGGGTCTGCGCGTCGATCGCCTGCACCGCGCCTTCCAGCGAATGGCGGTAGTAGGTGACTTCGAAGTCGAACTTGTCCGACCACGGCACGCCCGCGGCCCAGGCCGGGCTGTAGACGAAGCCGGCGGTGAAGCTGCGCGCGGTTTCCGGATCCAGGTCCTTGTTGCCGCCGGTCTGCACCGAGATCTGGCTGTTGGCCTGGGCGGCGCCGGCCGGCACGCCGAGCGCGGCGCAGTTGGCGCGGTTGCCGGTCGGCGGGGCGCCGGTGATCGAGATCAGGCAGGGGTCGCTGAGCTGCAGGTCGGCGCGGCTGGCCGAACCGTACAGTTCGCCGATCGACGGCGCGCGGAAGCCTTCGGCGTAGGTGGTGCGCAGCAGGAACTCGTCGGCGACTTGCCAGCGCAGGCCGTACTTGGGCGTGAACTGGCCGCCGAAGGTCGAGTAGTCCGAATAGCGGCCGGCCAGGCTCAGGTCGAGGCTCTTGCCGAACGAACCTTCCTTGATCAGCGGCAGGTTGAGCTCGACGTAGGCTTCGTTGACGTCGTACGAGCCCTTGGTCGGCAGCGACTGGGTGCCGTTGTAGTAGCCGGCGACGGTGATCGGATCCGGCGAGTACGAACCTTCGTACTTGCGGTACTCGAAACCGGCCGCGAACGACAGCGGGCCCGCCCACAGGTTGAACAGGTCGCCCGACAGGTTGGCGGTGAAGGTGCTGAGCTTCTGCTCGCTGCGGTCGCGCACCACCGGGCTGATCCAGCTGAGCATCTGCGGGGTGATCGTGCCGGGGCCGCCGAACAGGTTCAGCGGCACGCAGCCCGGGGTCGCGGCGCACACCGCCGGGTCGCCCAGGGCGATGTTGATGTTGCGGATGTTGTAGCTGCCGCGATTGGTCTGGTCGGCCTTGTTGCGGCTGTAGGCGCCGTTGACGTCCCAGAAGAAGGTGCGGTCGCCGACGTCGAAGCTGCCTTCCACGCCCGCCGCCACGTACTGGGTGTCGACTTCCTGCTCGAAGATGCGCGGGCCGCCTTCGACCGGGCGCCGCGCCAGGGTGATCAGGTTCGGGTTGGCGCCCTCGGAGGTCAGGTCGATGCCGAAGGGGTTGTACGGGTTCAGGCGCGAAATGGTGATGCGCTCGGACCACGGATTGCCGGTGCCGGCGTCGAGGCCGAGGAAGATCGGTTCCGGCGCGGCCTGATTGACCGATTCGCGGCGGTTGTACAGCGCCTTGACGTAGGCCTGCACGTTGTCGGTGAAGTGATAGCGGAACTGGCCGAACGCGCCGGTGCGCTTGGACGGCGTCAGCAGCATGTTCTCGCGGGCGAAGTTGTAGCGGTTCGCGCCGGTGAACGGAACGAAGTCCTGCGGGAAGCGCACGCCGTTGGGATAGCTGGTGCCGTTGGGCGTGGTGATGTTGCAGGTGCCGCCCGCGCAGCGCGGATCGGTGAAGATGAAGCGGCCGTTCGGCGTCGCCGAGCTGCCGGTTTCCACGCCCAGGCCCGGCACCGGGAAGGCGGCGACCTTGCGGTCCTTCGAGTACACCGGATCCTGGTCGACGTAGCTCAGGCCGAGGAACAGGTTGGCGCGGTCGCTGTTGTAGCCCCAGGCCAGGTCGACGCCCTGCAGCTCGCCGTCGCCCTTGCCGTACTGGCCGTAGTTGAGGCTGATCTGGCCGCCTTCGAAATTGCGCCGGGTGATGATGTTGACCACGCCGGCGATGGCGTCGGAGCCGTACAGCGAGGAGGCGCCGTCTTCGAGCACTTCGATGCGCTCGACGATCGCCAGCGGAATGGTGTTGAGGTCGGTCGCCGCGCCCACGCCCGAAGCGGAGGACTCGTTGACCCAACGCATGCCGTCGACGAGGACCAGCACGCGCTTGGGGCCAAGGTGGCGCAGGTCGACCTGGGCCGAACCCGCGCCGATGCCGTCGCCGTTCGGCGAGAAGCCGAAGTTGCCCGAGGAATTGAACTTGGCGTTGAGCGCGGACCCGGCGCCGGTGAGTTCCTGGACGATGTCGCCCAGCGAGGTCAGGCCGGTGCGTTCGATGTCGTCGCGGGTCAGGGTCTGGACCGGGACCTGGCTTTCGATCTCGGCCTTCTTGATGCGGGTGCCGGTGACCTGGACCGTATTGAGCGTAGTGGCGTCCTTCTGCGGCGCAGCGGCATCCTGCGCGGCTGCGACGCCCGGCAGGGCGACGAGCAGGGACAACTGAATGGCTTTCGCCAGGGCATGGCGACGCGACGGCTTCATTGACTCTCTCTCCCTCTAATTTGGCTTGGCTAGCTCTGTTGGCTATTGGCGTGCCGGCCGGACGGCGCCGGAAGGCAACCGAAAGGTTGTAAACAATCCGTGAATCCGCCACAAGGCGCAAAATAGGAGGTCTTGCCAAACCGGTCGCACTTTTGTTCGGCCTTCGGCGAGACCTGAGGCAAACAGCGGATGCGGCATAGCGACCGCGCCCATTCAGGAGCGCAAGACGCTGCTGCAGACGTGCCGATGCGAAAGCGTGATTGGTTTCGCGAAACGCGCGCGGCGACGCCGGCAGGAGCGGACTCAGCCGCCGAGCAGCAGGCTCAGCGCGACCAGAATCAGGAACGTCGCGAACACCCGCTTCAAGGTATCGCCGTGCAGGCGATGGGCCAGCCGCGTGCCGTACGGCGCGGCGAGCACCGAGGCCACGGCCACGCCGATCGCCGCCGGCAGATACACGTAGCCGACCGCGTAGTGCGGCAACGCGCCCGGCGGCGCGTTGAAGGCATAGCCGATCGCGCTGGCCAGGCCGATCGCGACGCCGCAGGCCGACGAGGTGCCGACCGCGCGCACCGGCGCGACTCCGCGCCAGACCAGCAACGGCACGGTCATGCTGCCGCCGCCGATGCCGACCACGGCCGAGACCGCGCCGATGCCGACGCCGGCGCCCGCCATCGCCACGCCCTGCGGCGGCGGCGCATCGTCGCCGAGCGCCGCGCGCGCCTTGCCGAACAACAGCTGCGCCGCGGCGATGAGGCAGTAGCCGGCGACGATCCAGCGCAACCACTCGCCGTCGATGCGCACCGCGACCCAACTGCCGAGCCAGCCGCCGATAAGCAGGCCGGGCACCATCGCGCGCACCGTCGGCCACAACACGCTGCCGCGCTTGGCATGCGCGCGCGCCGACGCGGTCGCGGTCAGCACGATGCTGGCCAGCGAACTGGCCAAGGCGGTGTGCATCGCCGCTTCCTGCGGAATGCCGAACGCCGGCGCGATCCAGGCCAGCGCGGCCACCAGCACCAGCCCGCCGCCGACGCCGAGCAGACCGGCGAGCACGCCGGCGATGGCGCCGAGGACGAGGAAGACCAGCCAGATCGCCATGCGCGCGTTCCTTGAGTGCAGCGGCGTGGGGTGCCGCAGTCGTTCGATTCTGCACTACCGTGCGGATGTGGGTTGCGCTGGGTGTTGGGCTTCGCCGCGGCGCTTGCGCGGCAGGCGGGTTGCGCCGCGGCTGTTACAGCCGTCATCCCCGCGAAAGCGCGGATCCAGAGACTTCAGCGCACTGCCTCGATGAAGCCCTGGATGCCCGCCTGCGCGGGCATGACGATCGATAGCTTTCGCAGCGCATTTCTCCCACAACACGCGCGACGACGTTCGCGCTTCGCCCTCATCCACCCTGCGTTCACATAAGACATTCATGCGCGCTCGGCTATAGTCCGGCGATGCTCCCGCGCCCTCTCCCCCTGCTCGCCGCCGCGCTGCTCGCGGCCATCGCCACCACCGCCTGCGCGCAGACCACCGCGTCGGCGCCGGCGCAGCCCGCGGCCAAGCCGCCGTCGCTGCGCGCGCCGCCGGCGCCGACGGTCGACACCCAGTTGCCGCGCG
Proteins encoded:
- a CDS encoding alpha-glucosidase, whose translation is MSAVVSSQPAQRDPTWWRGAVIYQVYPRSFRDLDGDGVGDLPGIVDKLGYIADLGVDAIWISPFFKSPMADFGYDIADYRAVDPLFGRLEDFDRLLAKAHALGLKVMIDQVLSHTSNEHEWFKRSRESRDNEFSDWYVWADAREDGTAPNNWMSLFGGVAWRWEPRRQQYYLHNFLSAQPDLNFHHPAVRAAVLDNVRFWLERGVDGLRLDAINFCFHDAQLRDNPPKPAAQRVGRGFSPDNPYAFQYHHYNNTQPENLAFLGELRALLDRYPGAVALGEISSEDSLATMDEYTRAGRLHMGYSFELLTDDYNVEHIRGTVQRVEASMREGWPCWAISNHDVQRVVTRWGRGEAPKHFATLVSALACSLRGSVCVYQGEELGLPEADVPFEALQDPYGKTFWPNFKGRDGCRTPLPWDGSDGAGFSRGRPWLPIPAEHRALNIAAQQDDPASPLNGFRAFLGWRKRHRALLDGAIAFVPSAEPVIAFVRGDGDDALLMAFNLGPAEATLDLGERAGWAPDRGHGLPSGRVEGSRLILPGHGAYAARPTA
- a CDS encoding DUF2007 domain-containing protein; its protein translation is MQIVYQAAHSADAQLVRGLLAQEGIRSFVFGGALEGGAGLLPVGGSVRIEVADEDLERARAIIDEWQAADVPASDDDEDADRDYGDEATPEHVEDANLYRPLNARKPASGGFGMAGIVFALVIGALGGALATGAALRPSASAQDVDYNGDGIADERLNYEGERLVRVDTDRNTDGSFDLITRYDGSGLASSIEEDQDFNGVRETSTALDKGLMTARSVDYDGDGVPERQENYLRGVLHNVEWLDAQGRVVKRDTYTGGRLSGGEIDSDRDGVLDASRVYDERGEVRSSEPMRRD
- the yihA gene encoding ribosome biogenesis GTP-binding protein YihA/YsxC; this encodes MSNPLARARYLLSAHNVKQLPPDGGFEVAFAGRSNAGKSSALNALCQQNALARVSKTPGRTQQLVFFDVSAPHRGPEPAPEPDRFLVDLPGYGYAKVPQDLQAHWQAFLDRYFQTRQALRGLVVVMDIRHPLKDYDRQMIAYAVNRGLPAHALLTKADKFGRGQQQQALLAVRKDLQSSYGDTVSVQTFSGESKQGVDEARKVVGGWLELG
- a CDS encoding c-type cytochrome, producing MSQARVLSLVGLAVFAVAAVAYAQTTVTPIPDKEPVKTAPLTAGPQSKWGDVKAGATKAGTCAACHGLDGNPTDPQYPRLAGQSERYIAHQIALFKSGERNTGMAAAMKPFADALSEQDARDLGAYFATQKSGAGVADDTVVASGPNKDKKFYQVGEELFRRGDKARGIPACMACHGPGGAGNPGPAYPHLAGQQAAYSQRRLEEYRAGTTTQRDPHLFNVMAGVAKQLTDEEIGSLASYLQGLHERADDVAAAGAPAPKPAAAPAAAPAPAAAPADAAKPAAAPAAPAKG
- a CDS encoding thiol:disulfide interchange protein DsbA/DsbL; amino-acid sequence: MNRRLATLLLLAVLPVAATAAPKAAASAGPAPEPGVDYVEIPGGKPFATPAGKVEVVEVFGYTCPHCAHFEPLVSKWKAKLPADVNFVPLAAPWGGYWTPYAQAFYTAQTLKLLPATHEAVFKALHEDKSLPIQNATAQEIAGFYAKYGADASTFAATMTGKNTEQAMKRANDFIMASGVEGTPTVVVAGKYRITTQKGFDDILRVADHLIARERAKAKR
- a CDS encoding thiol:disulfide interchange protein DsbA/DsbL, whose protein sequence is MNSRIATLSRYPLVLSALFALAACGKTEAPSAPAADSAPAAAGDAAAPAATAPAQGETPAPAETATADPAIVPAATATPPAGAPPVAGTDYNEIPGGQPFEPVAGKIEVAEIFSYTCPHCAQFEPILLEWRKKQTADVKFTPIAGPFGGNPIPFEKAFYAAQTLGLVEKSHEAMFRAVHIDQSIDYRSVNDEKFGEFYAKYGVKPADFIGTMNSFAITAKGKRAEQFMQRSGVSASPSIVVNGKYLVTTVKGFEDMLRVTDHLIARERAAQGAAAPAAAATPAPAAAEPAKKN
- a CDS encoding endonuclease/exonuclease/phosphatase family protein, yielding MTTRRLRLLSANIQAGSSTRRYSDYATRSWSHVLPAGNKRGSLDTIAQLAGEHDIVGLNESDPGSLRSGFTNQTHYLAERAGFDYWSHQPNRRVGNVASSANGLLSRLEPREVVDHPLPGRISGRGVLIAHYGSGDDGLTVAVAHLSLGAGSRASQLAFIAELLHDHPHAVLMGDFNCSADSPEMQALFRDTRLQRPADTLPTFPSWRPQRAIDHILLGDGLGYIGAKALPAAQSDHLALSLELDVPDLALR
- a CDS encoding TonB-dependent receptor; the encoded protein is MKPSRRHALAKAIQLSLLVALPGVAAAQDAAAPQKDATTLNTVQVTGTRIKKAEIESQVPVQTLTRDDIERTGLTSLGDIVQELTGAGSALNAKFNSSGNFGFSPNGDGIGAGSAQVDLRHLGPKRVLVLVDGMRWVNESSASGVGAATDLNTIPLAIVERIEVLEDGASSLYGSDAIAGVVNIITRRNFEGGQISLNYGQYGKGDGELQGVDLAWGYNSDRANLFLGLSYVDQDPVYSKDRKVAAFPVPGLGVETGSSATPNGRFIFTDPRCAGGTCNITTPNGTSYPNGVRFPQDFVPFTGANRYNFARENMLLTPSKRTGAFGQFRYHFTDNVQAYVKALYNRRESVNQAAPEPIFLGLDAGTGNPWSERITISRLNPYNPFGIDLTSEGANPNLITLARRPVEGGPRIFEQEVDTQYVAAGVEGSFDVGDRTFFWDVNGAYSRNKADQTNRGSYNIRNINIALGDPAVCAATPGCVPLNLFGGPGTITPQMLSWISPVVRDRSEQKLSTFTANLSGDLFNLWAGPLSFAAGFEYRKYEGSYSPDPITVAGYYNGTQSLPTKGSYDVNEAYVELNLPLIKEGSFGKSLDLSLAGRYSDYSTFGGQFTPKYGLRWQVADEFLLRTTYAEGFRAPSIGELYGSASRADLQLSDPCLISITGAPPTGNRANCAALGVPAGAAQANSQISVQTGGNKDLDPETARSFTAGFVYSPAWAAGVPWSDKFDFEVTYYRHSLEGAVQAIDAQTQLNLCVQTLDPLYCGGITRSSVGGISSFENKLTNLGSIKTSGWDVDFFWTFPESSIGQFKLTWQNTWVTQYEALGAAGQVQPRKPGVEVNDSAIPEWTSNATLSWKRNAWTGSWTVRHISELTETCQASALDSPYCDDHVTGANKLSAVTYHDLQLGYRFEVLKGLQLTGGVNNLFDKDPPVCLSCSLNGYDPSTYDIPDGRFFYVRADLRF
- a CDS encoding sulfite exporter TauE/SafE family protein, which encodes MAIWLVFLVLGAIAGVLAGLLGVGGGLVLVAALAWIAPAFGIPQEAAMHTALASSLASIVLTATASARAHAKRGSVLWPTVRAMVPGLLIGGWLGSWVAVRIDGEWLRWIVAGYCLIAAAQLLFGKARAALGDDAPPPQGVAMAGAGVGIGAVSAVVGIGGGSMTVPLLVWRGVAPVRAVGTSSACGVAIGLASAIGYAFNAPPGALPHYAVGYVYLPAAIGVAVASVLAAPYGTRLAHRLHGDTLKRVFATFLILVALSLLLGG